A stretch of Acidovorax sp. DW039 DNA encodes these proteins:
- a CDS encoding MFS transporter: protein MEVLDGNIIATALPQMAQSFGIDVLNLNVAMSAYLLALGICIPVSGWIADRFGPRRVFAGAIAGFTVTSLACGLVEHLPTFVAARVLQGASGALMVPVGRLLVLRHTPAKGRMAAMSNLVWPALVAPVIAPPLGGFIATHASWHWIFFLNVPLGVLAFALALRLIPSVVPESGYKRFDWLGFSLSSTGIFALLTGLERLAIAPTLAEVLWLAVGLGLLALAVHHFRLTSSPMLNLEPMGIPTFRVAVMGGSVSRMAISSLPFVLPLMFQIGFGFDAFRAGLQLLVVFVGNVGMKTVTTPILRRFGYRRVILVNGIFAALCLAACALIDLNSSSGVVVSILLLSGMTRSMQFTSLGTIAFADVPQRQMADANSLFNVVSQLSMAAGITLTSLGVRVGEWLVSLRLSLDPAAPYKVALMLGALMTLISLVDAWHLPKGAGDHFIDRR, encoded by the coding sequence ATGGAGGTGCTAGACGGCAACATCATTGCTACGGCCTTGCCGCAGATGGCTCAGTCATTCGGGATTGATGTCCTCAACCTGAACGTGGCCATGAGCGCCTACTTATTAGCGCTGGGCATTTGTATCCCGGTCAGTGGATGGATTGCTGACCGCTTTGGACCGCGTAGAGTGTTCGCAGGTGCTATCGCTGGTTTCACTGTGACGTCGCTCGCTTGCGGGCTTGTAGAGCACCTGCCCACCTTCGTCGCAGCACGCGTGTTGCAAGGTGCCAGTGGCGCATTGATGGTACCGGTAGGGCGACTTTTGGTTTTGCGCCATACTCCGGCCAAGGGGCGTATGGCCGCAATGTCCAACCTCGTTTGGCCAGCCCTAGTGGCACCTGTGATTGCTCCCCCCTTGGGGGGCTTCATCGCGACTCACGCCAGTTGGCACTGGATTTTTTTCCTCAATGTCCCTTTGGGCGTGTTAGCTTTTGCCTTAGCGTTGCGCCTCATTCCAAGCGTTGTCCCAGAGTCCGGGTACAAGCGTTTTGACTGGCTTGGCTTCAGTCTGAGCAGTACTGGCATCTTCGCATTGCTGACTGGACTGGAACGCTTGGCGATCGCCCCTACTCTGGCGGAGGTACTCTGGCTGGCAGTAGGTTTAGGTTTGCTGGCACTAGCAGTGCATCACTTCCGTCTGACCTCTTCGCCTATGCTGAACCTTGAACCAATGGGTATTCCGACGTTCCGAGTAGCTGTGATGGGTGGCTCTGTGTCGCGCATGGCTATCAGCAGTCTGCCGTTTGTTCTGCCGCTAATGTTTCAGATTGGTTTTGGTTTTGATGCGTTTCGCGCGGGACTGCAATTGCTCGTGGTGTTTGTTGGCAATGTTGGTATGAAAACCGTGACTACGCCTATTCTGCGGCGCTTTGGTTATCGACGGGTCATATTGGTGAATGGCATCTTTGCTGCTCTCTGTCTAGCGGCTTGCGCTCTTATCGACCTAAATTCATCGTCTGGCGTTGTTGTTTCGATCTTGTTGCTCAGCGGTATGACCCGATCTATGCAGTTCACTAGTTTGGGTACGATTGCATTTGCAGATGTACCTCAAAGGCAGATGGCTGACGCGAACAGTCTGTTCAACGTGGTTTCCCAGTTGAGTATGGCCGCTGGCATCACCTTAACGTCCTTGGGGGTGCGCGTTGGGGAGTGGCTGGTCAGTCTGCGGCTATCGCTTGATCCCGCAGCGCCTTACAAGGTGGCACTGATGCTGGGTGCTTTGATGACTTTAATCAGCCTTGTCGATGCATGGCATCTACCTAAGGGGGCAGGAGATCACTTCATTGATCGCCGTTGA
- a CDS encoding GreA/GreB family elongation factor, whose product MDKFFLQQQVLHRLVEDLQQAEQAVRVAHETVTHEENIAENKYDTLGLEAAYLATGQAWRAAIRQAMVHWRQCRSRPHDASKGIQLGALVCLVDSDDKQHEIFLDPDGGSMKSVSGVQVISSEAPLGKAMLGKYEGDEVAIQVGAPPPQQYEVLRVY is encoded by the coding sequence ATGGATAAATTTTTTCTGCAGCAACAGGTACTGCATAGGTTGGTAGAAGACCTGCAGCAAGCCGAGCAGGCAGTTAGGGTGGCCCACGAAACGGTGACTCACGAAGAGAACATTGCCGAAAACAAATACGACACATTGGGACTCGAAGCCGCTTACCTTGCCACTGGCCAAGCTTGGCGCGCTGCCATCCGCCAAGCGATGGTCCATTGGCGCCAATGCCGTTCGCGCCCTCACGATGCCAGCAAAGGTATACAGCTCGGTGCGTTGGTCTGCCTGGTCGATTCTGACGACAAGCAGCACGAGATCTTCCTTGACCCAGATGGGGGCAGCATGAAGTCGGTCAGCGGCGTTCAGGTCATTAGCAGCGAAGCACCTTTGGGGAAAGCCATGCTGGGCAAGTATGAGGGGGATGAGGTGGCGATACAGGTCGGAGCACCGCCCCCGCAGCAGTATGAGGTGCTGCGGGTTTATTGA
- a CDS encoding lactonase family protein, translating into MFDVSACGRLGLGLALLWCLDTAGASTPPPCNPAELAYVGTDGSGIWTFRFDACAGTLTGLGQTADAKKPRWLLKHPQLPVLYVAAEGAQTDGRVFAYAIAEHTGGLNPMGDASAGGAGTTHLWLDAPSMTLLAANFGTGSTSSLTLHTDGRPGVLVSSIQAYGSGPHRRQASPHAHGIAVDRTGRHALVADMGADRVFVYGFNRSTRSLAADWPNVQRAYQAPAGSGPRRAVFSATGHMVYVLSELSAEITALRWDSTLGSLEAVQTLPLTTPGFEGVKSASELAPSRDGRFVYAGNRGENQILVYRADADSGELELVQRHPSGGDVPWAFDIHPSGQWMLVAHHRSQRLSLHRIDKTSGRLSDTGVTLDVPAPVSVLFVN; encoded by the coding sequence ATGTTCGATGTAAGCGCATGCGGCCGCCTAGGCCTGGGTTTGGCGTTGCTATGGTGTCTCGACACTGCCGGGGCAAGCACACCGCCCCCCTGCAACCCTGCAGAACTGGCGTATGTTGGGACGGACGGTTCCGGCATTTGGACTTTTCGATTTGACGCGTGTGCTGGCACGCTGACAGGGCTTGGACAAACCGCAGACGCCAAGAAGCCCCGCTGGCTCCTGAAGCACCCTCAACTCCCGGTGCTCTACGTGGCAGCAGAAGGCGCCCAGACGGACGGACGCGTGTTCGCCTATGCCATTGCAGAACACACAGGTGGGCTCAATCCAATGGGGGACGCCAGTGCGGGAGGCGCGGGTACCACCCATCTGTGGCTGGACGCGCCGTCCATGACCCTTTTGGCAGCGAACTTCGGCACTGGCTCGACATCGAGTCTGACTCTGCATACCGATGGTCGGCCGGGTGTCCTCGTGAGCTCCATCCAGGCCTATGGCTCCGGCCCACATCGGCGCCAGGCCAGCCCCCATGCGCATGGCATCGCCGTGGACCGCACAGGGCGCCATGCGCTCGTCGCAGACATGGGCGCCGACAGGGTATTTGTCTATGGCTTCAATCGCTCAACCCGCAGCTTGGCGGCGGACTGGCCGAACGTGCAACGCGCCTACCAGGCCCCAGCGGGCAGCGGCCCACGCCGCGCCGTGTTCAGCGCCACGGGGCATATGGTGTACGTGCTCAGTGAGTTAAGCGCTGAGATCACGGCCCTGCGGTGGGACTCTACTCTCGGCAGTTTGGAAGCGGTGCAGACCTTGCCTCTCACCACGCCTGGGTTTGAGGGTGTCAAAAGTGCATCCGAGCTGGCCCCCAGCCGCGATGGTCGGTTCGTCTATGCAGGCAACAGAGGAGAGAACCAGATTCTGGTTTACCGGGCAGATGCCGACTCGGGCGAGCTGGAGCTGGTGCAGCGCCACCCCAGTGGGGGCGACGTGCCCTGGGCATTCGACATCCACCCATCGGGCCAGTGGATGCTGGTAGCACACCACCGCAGCCAACGCCTGAGCCTGCATCGGATAGACAAGACGTCTGGGCGGCTGTCAGACACGGGGGTCACGCTCGATGTACCTGCGCCTGTGAGCGTCTTGTTCGTGAACTGA
- a CDS encoding helix-turn-helix domain-containing protein → MNATHLDFSATMSVLALTRPIYAETHFPTSAPVPQVRLYVEKPGALQSPWLVNVGHVTEGGRRKTAPHAHPSYGQVIYVRNGRGLLNLEGISVPFEAPCALLLPHDCVHGLDYEIDVDRWVITMEETYLAQINSKLPEFIQLWSEPRVITLSHNPEAPNEFYHLIRRLEREIRARMIGHVAGTEALLTAVLLTLVRGIRMEQIDREGATRQAIRLADRFRELVHQHFRENLRLQNYASKMAVSPTQLRAACVAATGMSPTKMIHARLITEAKRNLIFGDMSIEQIAYGLGFMDTAYFTRFFRKEVGQSPSQFRAAAREQARPGP, encoded by the coding sequence ATGAATGCTACTCATTTGGATTTCAGCGCGACCATGTCTGTACTGGCCTTGACTCGCCCCATCTACGCAGAGACACACTTCCCCACATCAGCCCCAGTGCCGCAGGTGCGGCTGTATGTCGAAAAGCCAGGGGCTCTGCAATCTCCCTGGCTGGTCAACGTAGGCCATGTGACCGAAGGTGGAAGACGCAAAACTGCGCCGCACGCTCACCCATCGTACGGACAGGTGATCTATGTCCGCAATGGTCGAGGCCTGCTCAATCTCGAAGGCATCAGTGTGCCGTTCGAGGCGCCATGTGCGCTGCTTCTTCCGCACGACTGCGTGCACGGCCTAGACTACGAGATCGATGTCGATCGCTGGGTCATCACCATGGAAGAAACCTACCTTGCCCAGATCAACAGCAAGCTGCCGGAATTTATCCAGCTGTGGTCTGAACCCCGGGTGATCACCCTGTCACACAATCCCGAAGCGCCGAACGAGTTCTATCACTTGATCCGGCGTTTGGAGAGAGAGATTCGCGCCCGCATGATCGGCCATGTGGCGGGCACTGAGGCACTGCTCACCGCTGTGCTGCTGACCCTTGTGCGGGGCATACGGATGGAGCAGATTGACCGAGAAGGTGCAACACGCCAGGCCATCCGCCTGGCAGATCGTTTCCGCGAATTGGTGCATCAGCATTTTCGTGAAAATCTGCGTCTCCAGAATTACGCATCCAAGATGGCGGTCTCACCAACGCAGTTGCGAGCCGCTTGCGTGGCGGCGACAGGGATGAGCCCCACCAAAATGATCCATGCGCGACTCATCACAGAAGCCAAGCGCAACCTCATTTTTGGCGACATGTCGATCGAGCAAATCGCTTATGGGTTGGGCTTCATGGATACCGCCTATTTCACCCGTTTCTTTCGCAAAGAAGTAGGCCAGTCACCCAGCCAATTTCGAGCGGCTGCGCGCGAACAGGCTCGGCCTGGCCCCTGA
- a CDS encoding phosphate ABC transporter substrate-binding protein has product MTIAIDTPTLRTNLADYAVTKAMKDGRVTSNIVNLDFCGPTPAHNGFKAMVRESKFDAGELAIVTFLQAKAYGKPYVMLPAPISGRFQHHCAGFNIEFGDLRPKDIEGKKVGVRTYTQTTALWIRGVLRHECGVDLDKVTWMTLGDGHLAEYKDPENCQRLPSGSSIPDMMMAGQLTAALLGEDMPKDTRVRTLVPDAHAAARTWYERMGIVPINHMFVVHSDLSKKRPDIVRELYRMVVESRALAEGVPAVFPPFGLEANRKGLQLAIDWALDQKIIPHRLSVDELFDDVTGTLG; this is encoded by the coding sequence ATGACGATAGCAATCGACACCCCCACTCTGCGCACCAACCTAGCCGACTATGCGGTGACCAAAGCCATGAAGGATGGCCGCGTGACATCCAACATTGTGAACCTGGACTTTTGTGGGCCGACACCCGCACACAATGGATTCAAGGCCATGGTGCGTGAAAGCAAATTCGACGCAGGCGAACTTGCCATCGTCACCTTTTTACAGGCCAAGGCATATGGCAAGCCCTATGTCATGTTGCCAGCGCCCATTTCAGGCCGCTTTCAACACCACTGTGCCGGTTTCAATATCGAGTTTGGCGACTTACGCCCCAAAGACATTGAGGGCAAAAAGGTCGGCGTGCGCACCTACACACAAACCACTGCTTTATGGATTCGAGGCGTACTGCGCCACGAGTGTGGCGTTGATCTCGACAAGGTCACTTGGATGACCCTCGGCGATGGACATTTGGCCGAATACAAAGACCCAGAAAACTGCCAACGCCTACCTTCAGGCTCATCAATACCGGACATGATGATGGCGGGACAGCTCACAGCGGCACTGCTCGGAGAGGACATGCCCAAGGACACCCGAGTCCGCACCTTGGTGCCAGATGCGCATGCTGCAGCCAGAACCTGGTACGAACGCATGGGTATCGTGCCCATCAATCACATGTTCGTGGTGCACTCCGATTTGTCCAAAAAACGCCCAGACATCGTGCGCGAGCTTTACCGCATGGTGGTCGAAAGCCGTGCGCTGGCCGAAGGAGTTCCTGCGGTGTTCCCGCCCTTCGGTCTGGAGGCCAACCGCAAGGGCCTTCAACTGGCCATCGACTGGGCGCTGGACCAAAAGATCATTCCCCATCGCCTCAGTGTGGACGAGTTGTTCGACGACGTCACAGGGACACTGGGGTAA
- a CDS encoding acetolactate synthase large subunit gives MNGAESLVSTLVDQGVDICFANPGTSEMHFLAALENPKMRSVLCLFEGVATGAADGWYRMKGTPASTLLHLGPGLANGLANIHNAKRASSGMVNVIGEHSTSHLKYDPPLTSDIEGLARPLSHWVRRADSASAIAWDATQAVNKASEHPGQIATLILPGDTSWQEAGTPMKPKIATPQRKAPNAARIEHVAKVLRSGETALLILANTATRGTALLRAGQVAAATGARLASQFFTARIERGAGRVPIERIPYAVSQAQAFLKGFKHLITLETTEPVAFFAYPDRPSLLKAEGTSVHALVEADEDSELALDMLLDALEATATQPLRQAQVETPVPTGALHPTSVAHALAAALPEDCILVDESLTTGRESMGLTMGARPHDLINNMGGSIGYATPVATGAALACPDRRVFCMVGDGSAMYTIQSLWTQAREELNVTTIIFANNSYAILKAEYANMGAGTPGARALSMIDIDRPRIDWLAMAKSMGVPAVAVDTAEGFHQAMVRSTLEPGPCLIEVRL, from the coding sequence ATGAACGGCGCCGAAAGCCTCGTTTCGACCCTGGTGGACCAGGGCGTCGATATCTGTTTTGCCAATCCTGGTACGTCGGAAATGCACTTCTTGGCGGCGCTGGAAAACCCGAAGATGCGCAGCGTGCTGTGCTTGTTCGAGGGGGTTGCCACGGGTGCTGCCGATGGTTGGTACCGGATGAAGGGAACACCTGCATCCACCCTGCTGCATCTGGGGCCGGGCCTGGCCAATGGCCTGGCCAATATCCACAATGCCAAACGCGCGTCGTCAGGGATGGTCAATGTCATCGGCGAGCACTCGACCTCACACCTCAAATACGACCCTCCGCTGACCTCCGACATTGAAGGCTTGGCAAGGCCATTGAGTCACTGGGTGCGTCGCGCCGACTCGGCATCCGCCATCGCCTGGGACGCGACACAAGCGGTCAATAAGGCATCGGAACATCCAGGCCAAATCGCTACGCTGATACTTCCTGGCGATACCTCATGGCAAGAGGCGGGAACGCCGATGAAGCCAAAGATCGCAACGCCGCAGCGCAAGGCGCCGAACGCAGCGCGCATAGAGCACGTGGCAAAGGTACTGCGCTCTGGAGAAACTGCACTGCTCATTCTGGCGAATACAGCTACCCGCGGCACCGCCTTGCTTCGGGCCGGACAAGTAGCAGCAGCCACAGGGGCACGTTTAGCCTCGCAGTTTTTCACGGCCCGCATAGAGCGCGGGGCGGGGCGGGTACCGATCGAGCGGATCCCCTATGCCGTGTCTCAGGCACAGGCCTTTCTCAAGGGATTCAAACATCTCATCACACTGGAAACCACGGAACCCGTGGCTTTTTTCGCCTATCCAGACAGGCCCAGCCTACTGAAGGCGGAAGGCACCTCGGTTCACGCTTTGGTAGAGGCAGATGAGGACAGCGAGCTGGCATTAGACATGCTGCTGGACGCCCTGGAAGCGACAGCTACCCAACCGCTGCGACAAGCGCAGGTGGAGACCCCGGTACCTACGGGAGCACTCCACCCCACCAGCGTGGCACATGCATTGGCGGCTGCGTTGCCTGAGGACTGCATCCTTGTTGACGAGTCACTGACCACTGGCCGGGAGTCCATGGGACTGACGATGGGCGCTCGACCGCACGATTTGATCAACAACATGGGGGGATCTATCGGGTATGCCACACCGGTGGCCACTGGGGCTGCACTGGCATGCCCCGATCGCCGGGTGTTCTGCATGGTGGGCGACGGCAGCGCCATGTACACCATTCAGTCACTGTGGACACAGGCGCGTGAGGAGCTGAACGTCACGACCATTATTTTCGCGAACAACAGCTACGCCATCCTCAAAGCAGAGTACGCCAACATGGGAGCGGGCACACCAGGTGCCCGGGCACTTTCCATGATCGATATCGACCGCCCGCGCATCGACTGGCTGGCGATGGCCAAAAGCATGGGCGTTCCAGCAGTCGCCGTCGATACCGCCGAGGGATTCCATCAAGCCATGGTTCGCTCAACCCTCGAGCCTGGACCTTGCCTGATCGAGGTCAGGCTTTGA
- a CDS encoding aldolase/citrate lyase family protein → MTQRLNSIIKAFEAGKPAFTAFSKLDKLSAAEFADSPYDGIVYEMEHNPYDVSALGDALQYMLNRKQIADSGSVAPRVTPLARIPANGVEMNQSFAKQVLDRGCYGVIWPHVSTVEQAYNAVASCRYARPKGAPLYEPKGVRGDGPANASRYWGLSMADYYQKADVWPLAPEGELLVGLMCESPEAVENLDDILCNVPGVGFVLIGEGDLSQALGYPRQYEHPEVQDAMRRIVETCHKHKVVVGNPHVTAKNHKKLLDEGYRFLMAAPTKSYGVVGLAQQAATSY, encoded by the coding sequence ATGACACAACGACTGAACAGCATCATCAAGGCCTTCGAGGCCGGCAAACCCGCCTTCACGGCGTTCTCCAAGCTAGACAAGCTCAGCGCTGCCGAGTTCGCGGACTCTCCCTATGACGGCATCGTCTACGAGATGGAGCACAACCCCTACGACGTATCAGCCTTGGGCGACGCATTGCAGTACATGCTCAACCGCAAGCAGATCGCCGACAGCGGATCGGTCGCCCCCAGAGTGACGCCGCTGGCCCGCATACCTGCCAACGGCGTGGAGATGAACCAGAGCTTTGCCAAACAGGTTCTGGACCGTGGTTGTTATGGCGTCATCTGGCCGCATGTGTCCACCGTCGAGCAGGCATACAACGCGGTGGCCTCTTGCCGTTATGCACGCCCCAAGGGCGCACCACTGTACGAACCCAAGGGCGTTCGCGGTGACGGCCCGGCCAACGCTTCGCGCTACTGGGGCCTGTCCATGGCCGACTACTACCAGAAAGCCGACGTCTGGCCCCTGGCGCCAGAGGGCGAACTCCTCGTGGGCTTGATGTGCGAGAGCCCCGAGGCCGTCGAAAATCTTGACGACATCCTGTGCAATGTGCCAGGCGTCGGCTTTGTTCTCATTGGAGAAGGCGATCTCAGCCAGGCCCTGGGTTATCCGCGCCAGTACGAGCACCCCGAGGTGCAGGACGCTATGCGCCGCATCGTCGAGACCTGCCACAAGCATAAGGTGGTCGTCGGTAACCCGCATGTGACGGCCAAGAACCACAAGAAGTTGCTTGATGAAGGCTATCGCTTCCTGATGGCCGCACCAACAAAGAGTTACGGCGTCGTAGGCCTGGCCCAACAGGCCGCCACTTCGTATTGA